One Corynebacterium uterequi DNA segment encodes these proteins:
- a CDS encoding alpha/beta hydrolase family esterase, whose amino-acid sequence MYRAHRFRLDDQDRPRRYLLIEPAPQAEPQRRPIVLFFHGSQQSANVARAFTGHTFDALASRGALVVYLDGIHHHFNDARRDLDETTRHQRIDDVGFARRVVDQLIAENDGDPERVYACGFSNGGHLIFRMLLEAPGFLAGAAVFGATLPTEDNLVHELRGLRPAPTPLLLIHGRQDPISPIDGGEVGFAGRRRGLVRSALHTAEFFAAANGLDAADHSAWTDGVVGVDEWATPGRPPVVLWSVAGMGHVVASPQEQDARLGGQTDQFVAADVAGDFFGL is encoded by the coding sequence ATGTACCGCGCGCACCGCTTCCGCCTCGACGATCAGGACCGACCCCGCAGATACCTGCTGATCGAGCCCGCGCCGCAGGCGGAACCGCAGCGCCGGCCCATCGTGTTGTTCTTTCACGGGTCGCAGCAGTCGGCGAACGTGGCGCGCGCGTTTACCGGCCATACCTTCGACGCCCTAGCCAGCCGAGGGGCGCTGGTGGTCTACCTCGACGGGATTCATCACCACTTCAACGATGCCCGGCGGGACCTGGATGAGACCACGCGGCATCAGCGGATTGACGATGTCGGCTTCGCCCGGCGCGTCGTCGATCAGCTAATCGCCGAAAACGACGGTGACCCGGAGCGCGTTTACGCCTGCGGGTTCTCCAACGGCGGCCACCTCATCTTCCGGATGCTGCTAGAGGCACCGGGTTTCCTGGCTGGTGCCGCGGTGTTCGGCGCAACGCTTCCCACCGAGGACAACCTCGTGCACGAGCTGCGTGGGCTTCGCCCGGCGCCCACGCCGTTGTTGCTCATCCACGGCCGGCAGGACCCTATCTCCCCGATCGACGGCGGCGAGGTGGGTTTCGCCGGGCGTCGGCGAGGCCTGGTGCGTTCCGCGCTGCACACCGCCGAGTTCTTCGCCGCGGCGAACGGGCTCGACGCCGCTGATCACTCGGCGTGGACGGACGGGGTGGTCGGCGTCGACGAATGGGCGACGCCCGGCCGCCCGCCGGTGGTGCTGTGGTCCGTGGCGGGAATGGGGCACGTGGTCGCCTCCCCGCAGGAGCAAGACGCCCGCCTGGGCGGGCAGACTGACCAGTTCGTCGCCGCCGACGTGGCGGGCGACTTTTTCGGGCTTTAG
- the rlmB gene encoding 23S rRNA (guanosine(2251)-2'-O)-methyltransferase RlmB, with protein MAKNPNHDRRGVRKSNKKGATKGSGGQRRRGLRGKGPTPKAEDRTYHAAHQRKLERQRRESGRHERVGNEFVVGRNPVIECLRAKVPALSLVVAQGTGHDDRLSEAVAIAKARGIVTREVPRLELDRISGNQLHQGIGLEIPPYDYADVFDLIGEAATGAEPGMFVILDNITDPRNLGAVIRSTAAFGGNGVIIPERRSASVTAVAWRTSAGTAARLPVARAKNLTRTLNEFKDAGYQIVGLDAGGEHTLDTYVGGVDPVVIVVGSEGKGISRLVRENCDVIMSVPMADWVESLNASVAAGVVLSEFARQRRAAAR; from the coding sequence ATGGCTAAGAACCCCAACCATGACCGCCGCGGCGTTCGCAAGTCCAACAAGAAGGGCGCCACGAAGGGCTCGGGCGGCCAGCGTCGACGCGGCCTGCGCGGCAAAGGCCCCACCCCGAAGGCCGAGGACCGCACGTACCACGCGGCACACCAGCGCAAACTGGAGCGGCAGCGGCGCGAATCCGGCCGGCACGAGCGGGTAGGAAACGAATTCGTCGTCGGGCGTAACCCGGTCATCGAATGCCTGCGGGCCAAGGTCCCGGCGCTGTCGCTCGTCGTCGCCCAGGGCACCGGCCATGACGATCGCCTCAGCGAGGCCGTCGCCATCGCCAAGGCCCGGGGCATCGTCACCCGCGAGGTCCCCCGCCTCGAACTCGACCGCATCAGTGGCAACCAGCTTCACCAGGGCATCGGCCTGGAAATCCCGCCGTATGACTACGCCGACGTCTTCGACCTCATCGGCGAGGCGGCCACCGGCGCCGAGCCGGGCATGTTCGTCATCCTCGACAACATCACCGATCCTCGTAACCTCGGCGCGGTCATCCGCTCGACGGCCGCCTTCGGCGGCAACGGCGTCATCATCCCCGAGCGTCGCTCCGCGTCCGTGACGGCCGTGGCGTGGCGCACCTCCGCCGGCACCGCCGCCCGCCTGCCGGTGGCCCGGGCGAAGAACCTGACGCGCACGCTCAACGAGTTCAAGGATGCCGGCTACCAGATCGTCGGACTCGACGCCGGCGGGGAGCACACCCTCGATACCTACGTCGGCGGCGTCGATCCGGTGGTCATCGTCGTCGGCTCGGAGGGCAAGGGCATCTCCCGGCTCGTGCGCGAGAACTGCGACGTCATCATGAGCGTTCCCATGGCTGACTGGGTGGAGTCCCTCAACGCTTCCGTCGCCGCCGGCGTGGTCCTGTCCGAATTTGCTCGGCAGCGTCGCGCCGCGGCTCGCTAA
- a CDS encoding metal ABC transporter permease has product MASYWADTQILLAYPFVQQALIASGLLGLLSGVMTPLIVVRRMSFSVHATSELALMGGAAALLFGLNLGLGAVAGAIAAAIVLAVLGFRGHQDSSIGVVMSFGLGLAVLFIYLYPGNSSAAMSLLTGQIVGVSSASTWLLLATTAVVVGAVVVLWRPLLFASADPDMAQAAGVPTRLLSVVFAILVGLASAQSVQIVGSLLVMALLITPGAAATLVTKSPTSAALLSILFAEVSAVGGLLASLAPGLPVSVFVTTISFVIYLLCRTVAGVRDRTINRDEVAASRYGSSGTDPHHEVIER; this is encoded by the coding sequence ATCGCGTCCTACTGGGCTGATACCCAGATTTTGCTCGCTTACCCCTTCGTCCAGCAGGCACTTATCGCCTCCGGGCTGTTGGGCCTGCTATCCGGGGTGATGACCCCGCTCATTGTGGTTCGCCGCATGTCCTTCTCCGTTCACGCCACTAGTGAGCTAGCCCTCATGGGTGGGGCGGCGGCGCTGCTGTTCGGGCTCAACCTGGGCCTCGGCGCGGTGGCCGGCGCCATTGCGGCGGCGATCGTGCTGGCGGTGTTGGGTTTCCGTGGACATCAAGACTCCTCCATCGGGGTGGTGATGAGCTTCGGGCTTGGCCTGGCGGTGTTGTTCATCTATCTCTACCCGGGCAACTCCTCGGCGGCGATGAGCCTGCTCACCGGCCAGATCGTGGGCGTGTCGAGCGCGTCGACGTGGCTGCTGCTGGCCACCACCGCCGTGGTGGTCGGCGCCGTGGTCGTGTTGTGGCGCCCGCTGCTGTTCGCGTCCGCCGACCCGGACATGGCCCAGGCCGCTGGCGTACCCACCCGGTTGTTGTCGGTGGTCTTCGCCATCCTGGTCGGCTTGGCGTCGGCGCAGTCCGTCCAGATCGTCGGCTCTCTGTTGGTGATGGCTCTGCTCATCACCCCGGGCGCGGCGGCGACGTTGGTGACGAAATCGCCGACGTCGGCGGCCTTGTTGTCGATCCTGTTCGCGGAAGTATCCGCTGTCGGAGGTCTGCTGGCCTCCTTGGCGCCGGGGTTGCCGGTCAGCGTGTTCGTCACCACCATCTCCTTCGTCATTTACCTGCTGTGCCGGACGGTGGCGGGGGTGCGCGACCGCACCATTAACCGCGATGAGGTGGCGGCGTCTCGCTATGGCAGCTCCGGTACCGATCCGCACCACGAGGTCATCGAGCGCTAG